In Nilaparvata lugens isolate BPH unplaced genomic scaffold, ASM1435652v1 scaffold4733, whole genome shotgun sequence, one DNA window encodes the following:
- the LOC120355776 gene encoding uncharacterized protein LOC120355776, with product MPCCAIAGCSNHSDKAKLLNISFHKFPKQDDLYKQWVHSCRRKDDFNGKTAVICSQHFVSDDFERDLKSELLKLPKKNILKKAAIPTVKIPSLPSFKIKKTESERSCRLIGRENRKIVQTLLDDFNNNADNVDIVSNEDIVSYVDSVSNVDIVNNEDNVDADVIDIANYKALLIENKKLKEINVMLEDEVERANNSILILENKLKNYERIFSNCQQQMISKGKCTNWSSDDVAKAVTIRCISKKGLDYIREILKYPLPSEKTIYRRLSQFSTPPGFLEVSFSLLRGQASIITNEFEKDVIMSFDEMKVRSEICYDSIMDVFRGPHVNVQVIIIRSVAGKWKQPIFYQFDQAITVDIFFQAIRLVEESGFRCRGFVSDMGGSNRKLVSDLGISQTKPSVDNPCCDDRAIWAFSDVPHVLKLIRNHLLDQGFELPGGIMVTKDILFDLIKQQNTTDLKYAYKITEGHLLLTGSERQNVRKAAELLSRTVAKAISYILPGNDHVVDFLTTVNDGFDVLNSRIPHHPNNKLKSGYGTSLELQNSVLNKLHDLCSSARVIGKKNLLPFQVGCMISIRSTQGLFNEMQLEGYQYLLTSRCNQDVLESFFSQIRGIGRFYDHPLPTTVSQRMKSLLFSKSASAILKTGNCTSEPCETLSVDVLTKVDCVIPPHSEEDSCMDDMDDKELDSVFGKAMEELSEQSQEEDIVENLDLLKVLSGYIAYRVFKKGISTTFNYGERSGQNASKNCDWLSFLSRGGLINPSDEWLKITIQFEKEFEKFHGEKLQKCSNVMSTLINVIKEKFDNIDDFAIECFVRTRSFIRMKELNKKNKKRAASNQAVDNRRKMSKKMKKIAS from the coding sequence ATGCCGTGTTGCGCGATAGCTGGCTGTTCAAATCATTCGGACAAAGCCAAGCTGCTTAACATATCATTTCACAAATTTCCAAAACAGGATGACTTGTATAAACAATGGGTGCATTCTTGTAGAAGGAAGGATGATTTTAATGGGAAAACGGCAGTCATATGCTCCCAACATTTCGTATCAGATGATTTCGAGCGTGACTTGAAATCCGAATTACTAAAACTCcctaagaaaaatattttaaaaaaggctGCGATTCCAACAGTCAAAATTCCAAGTTTaccaagttttaaaataaaaaagactGAATCTGAGCGTAGCTGTCGATTAATAGGCCgggaaaatagaaaaattgtgCAGACATTGTTGGATGATTTTAACAATAATGCAGATAATGTAGATATTGTAAGTAATGAAGATATTGTAAGTTATGTAGATAGTGTAAGTAATGTagatattgtaaataatgaaGATAATGTAGACGCTGATGTTATTGACATTGCTAATTACAAAGCTTTGCTTATTGAGAATAAGAAGCTTAAGGAAATTAATGTAATGCTGGAGGATGAAGTGGAAAGAgccaataattcaattttaatattagaaaacaAACTGAAGAACTATGaacgcattttttcaaattgtcagcaACAGATGATCTCAAAAGGAAAATGCACTAATTGGTCATCAGATGATGTGGCAAAGGCTGTGACTATAAGatgtatttcaaaaaaaggtttGGACTACATAAGAGAGATTCTAAAATATCCTCTTCCAAGTGAAAAGACTATTTATAGACGTTTATCTCAGTTCTCTACTCCACCTGGGTTTTTGGAAGTTAGTTTTTCTCTACTCAGGGGTCAAGCTAGCATTATAACAAATGAATTCGAGAAAGATGTGATTATGAGCTTCGATGAAATGAAGGTACGATCGGAAATTTGTTATGACAGCATAATGGATGTTTTTAGAGGTCCTCATGTAAATGTACAAGTGATAATAATACGGAGTGTAGCAGGAAAATGGAAACAACCGATTTTTTATCAGTTTGATCAAGCTATAACAGTCGATATATTTTTCCAAGCAATAAGACTTGTAGAGGAAAGTGGATTTAGGTGTAGAGGATTTGTAAGCGATATGGGTGGGTCTAATCGTAAGCTTGTATCTGacttgggaatatcacaaacaaAACCCTCAGTTGATAATCCCTGTTGTGATGATCGTGCTATTTGGGCTTTTTCGGATGTTCCTCATGTGCTTAAATTGATACGTAACCATCTCTTGGACCAAGGGTTTGAACTGCCAGGTGGAATAATGGTGACCaaagatattttatttgacCTGATTAAACAACAGAACACTACAGACTTAAAATATGCGTATAAAATAACAGAGGGACATTTACTTTTAACAGGAAGTGAAAGACAGAATGTGAGGAAAGCAGCTGAACTTCTTTCCAGAACTGTTGCCAAGGCTATTTCATACATTTTACCTGGCAATGATCATGTTGTAGATTTTTTAACAACCGTGAATGATGGGTTTGATGTGTTGAACTCAAGAATTCCACATCACCCCAACAACAAATTGAAAAGTGGCTATGGTACCAGTTTAGAATTGCAAAATTCGGTTTTAAATAAGCTGCACGACCTGTGCTCTTCTGCTCGAGTAATAGGGAAAAAGAATTTGTTACCATTTCAAGTTGGATGCATGATTTCTATTCGGAGTACACAGGGATTGTTCAATGAAATGCAGCTTGAAGGGTACCAATATTTGTTAACATCTCGATGCAATCAGGACGTTTTAGAATCTTTTTTCTCTCAGATTAGAGGTATAGGCAGATTCTACGACCACCCTTTACCAACAACAGTGAGTCAGAGAATGAAATCTCTTCTATTTTCTAAAAGTGCATCTGCAATATTAAAGACTGGAAATTGCACTTCCGAACCATGTGAGACTCTTAGTGTTGATGTTCTGACAAAAGTAGATTGTGTCATACCTCCGCATTCTGAAGAAGATTCATGTATGGATGACATGGATGATAAGGAACTTGACTCAGTATTTGGCAAAGCAATGGAGGAACTAAGTGAGCAGAGCCAGGAAGAagatattgtagagaatttggACTTGCTGAAAGTGTTATCGGGCTACATAGCTTATCGTGTTTTTAAAAAAGGTATTTCTACAACATTCAATTATGGTGAACGATCCGGAcaaaatgcttcaaaaaattGTGATTGGCTTTCTTTTCTATCTAGAGGTGGCCTAATTAATCCATCAGATGAGTGgctaaaaataacaattcaattcgaaaaagaatttgaaaagtttcatggagaaaaacttcaaaaatgttCGAACGTAATGTCAACACTCATCAACgttataaaagaaaaatttgacaatatcgaCGACTTTGCCATCGAATGTTTTGTGAGAACGCGCTCTTTTATAAGGATGAAAGAGTTAaataagaagaacaagaaaagaGCAGCATCCAATCAAGCAGTGGATAACAGACGCAAGATGAgcaagaagatgaagaaaatcgCATCCTAA